The genomic window GATCTCGAGCCGGGCGTCGCCACGGGGCTTGCCGGTCTCGGCGCGCACCACGGCGATGAGGTCGTCGAGGTGCGCCACGATGTCGCGCCGCCAGGCCTGCAGCGCGCGCCGCCGCCCCTCGAAACCGAGGGACCGCCACTCGCGCGCCGCGCGCCGCGCGCGGTCCACCGCCGACACCACCTCGGCGGGGCCCCGCACCGGGAAGGTGTCGACGACCCGCCCATCGAGAGGGCTCAGCGAGTCGAAGGTGTCGGTGGTCACGGCATCCATGTCACGCTCCGTGCTTCTGTCCGTACCCGGTCGAGACCGCGGCGGTGAGCACCGCGGCCTGCTGCTCGGGGCTGAGTTCGGCGGGCACCGCCACCGCTCGCGCGCGCAGGTAGATGTCGCACGCCCACTCGAGCAGGGCGGTGTTCGTCACCGCGTCGGCGAGGTCTCGGCCCGTGGTGACGGCGCCGTGGTGGGCGAGAATCGCGGCATTGGCTGCGGCGAGGGCGTCGCCCGTGGCCGCGGCGAGCTCGGCCGAGCCGAAGACCGAGAAGGGCACCACCTCGATCTCGCCCCCGAGGGCGAGCTGTTGGTAGTGCACGCAGGGCAGTCGGTCCGAGACGAGTGAGAGGGCGATCGCCGCGGGGGCGTGCGTGTGCACGACGGCCCCGACGGCCTCGTCGGCGTAGGCCGCGCGGTGCAGGTCGAGCTCGGAGCTCGGGGCGAGCGCCCCCTCGACGACTCTCTTCTCGCCGTCGACGATCACGACGTCGTCGGCGACCGCCTCGGCGAAGACCACTCCGGTCGCCGTGATCGCGATGCCCCCGTCCACGCGCACGCTGACGTTGCCCGCTGTCCCCTTGACCAGGCCCTGCGCGGCGAGAGAACGGCAGGCGTCCGCCACGGCTTCTCGCACACCGCTCGCGATCACAGCACTCCCGCCGAGAGCAGAGCATCGATGGATGCCGCGTCGTACGCGCCGTGATCGGTACCCACGCCGGCGACGACCTGTGCGGCGGTGGCCGATCCGAAGCGCGCGGCGTCGCGCGAGGACCACCCGCGGAGTTTGGCGAAGACGAAGCCGGCCGAGAAGGCGTCTCCGCCGCCGCTGGTGTCGACCGGTTCCGCGGGCACGATGGGGACGAACTCGAGGTCGCCGCCGTCGACCACCACGATGTCGTCGCCGCCGTTGGTGCACGCGACGACCGCTGCTCCCGCCGCGTGCAGGGCGCGGGCGGCGGCGGGCAGGTCGTCGGCGCCGGTCCAGCCGATGGCCTGCTCGGCGTTGGGGAGCACGTAGTCGGTGTGCGCGAGCAGGGGCTCGATGAGCGCGTAGAACGCGGGGTCGCCGCCGATGAGGAAGTCGAGCGACGTCGTCGCTCCGTGCCGACGGGCGTACTCCAGGATCTCGATGACGTTCTCGGGACCGAGCAGCTCGGGCGCTCCGACGTGGACGTGGTCGGCGGCGGCGAGCGCGTCCCAGGGCACGACGTCGGCGGCGAGCGCGTTGGCCCCGACCACGTGGAGCGCCGGTCGCGACCCGTCGGAGCGGATGGGGAGGACGGATGCCGAGGTCGGCAGTTCGTCGGTGCGCAGGTTCGACACGTCGATGCCGGCGTCGCCGAGCAGGCCGACCAGCACGCGTCCGGCGACGTCGTCGCCCACGGCCCCGCTCGTGACCACGCGCGCGCCGAGCTTGTTGAGCACGAGCGCGGTGCCGCCGGCGGGTCCCGCTGCGGACATCACGATCTCGTCGACGAGGAGCGAGCCCTGCCCCTCGGGGATCTCATCGACGGGCTGGACGATCGTGTCGAGCACGTGGGCTCCGAGCGTGACGATCGAGGGGGCGGCGTTCATCGTCGAACCTCCGGGTCGGGTGACCGGCGCGGCGAACCCACGACGGTAAGTGGCACATTTGTACCACTTTCTCGCCGGGTTCGACAAGCGTCAGCGCGAAGCCCGCCCACCACGGCCGAGGAGTACGCCGCCCCAGGCCGCCGCCGTCCCGACGACGACCGTCGCCACCCCCCACCAGAGCAGGCCGAGGTCGGCCGACTCGACGGCGAGCGAGCTGTAGGTGGTGAACCCGCCCAGGATGCCGGTCCCGATGAACAGCTGCACGCGCTGCGCACGCGAGGATTCCGGCATCCGTGCTCTCCAGCCGTACAGGATGCCGATCGCGAACGCCCCGACGACGTTGATCAGCGGCACGAGGGCCGGGCCCAGGTCTTCGCCGAGCGCCAGGGTGAGACCGGCGCGTACGGCCGTACCGATCGCGCCGCCGACGGCGACGAGGCCCACATCCCGCCACATGCTCACCGCGCCACCTTACGCCCGCGGCCCCCGCCGACTCGGCGAGGTCACGCGCGGTCGACCCACCCCTGCGGGACCCTCGCCTCGAGCCAGGCGACGAGATCGGGGAAGTCGTCGTAGACGCTCATCACCGTGAACAGCGTGCGGCCCCGCGCGTCCGCGCCCCGGAGCCGTCCGCCCGACAGCCACGAGAGCGACACGATCTCGGATGCCGCGACCACCCGCGACCGACGGAGCCCCGGGCGGACGACCAGGTGATCGTCGAAGCCGACGATGCGCGCGCGCCCGACCGAAAGAGCCCACACGAAGATGACCGCACCGAGAACGCCGAGGGTGCTCAGCCACACGGTGACCCCGACGGCGGCGAGCGGGCCGCCCTCGATGACCTCTCCGATCGCGAGGACGATGGCGCCCGCCAGGAAGACCAGACCGGTGCCGCGCGCGATCAGATGCTGCGAGGGGGCGCGTTCGACGACGAAGAGAGGCCGAGGGGCGCCGTCGTCCGCGGGGGGATCGCTCTCGGCGGGAAGGGGGTGGGGCGCGAGCGCCGGCCGGTTCTCGATGCGCCGACGGAAGATCAGGTACCCCACCGCGGCGAGCACGCCCACGGCTCCCACGACCGCGAGCCACGCCATGTTCAGCACGAAGGCCGTCGGGATGGACAACAGCGAGTACGTGAAGACCGCCAGGATCGCCGTCTCGCGCTGCCGACGTCTCTTCCACGTCGCTTTCCAGCCGTTCGGAGCCGCGCTCTTCGACATCGTCCGGGCGGTCTCGAGCAGCTGCGGGTCCGCGGCCGCTCGGGCGACCTCTTCGTCGGACCACTCGTCGCGGCGCCATCCGCGTGGACGAGCGGATTCATCCATCGCCGCGCGGAGCAGGTTGCGGAAGGCGTCGTCCTGCCGGAACCCCCGCCGGAGTGCCCCCCGCGATGCGACCGTCGGGCGGAACAGCTCCTGCGCGCCGGGGACCAGCTCGTACAGCGCGCGAGCTTCGGGCGAGAGAAGCCCGTACAGACGCGTGGGGGATTCGCCAGGGTCACCGACGCCGGTCTTCCGGAGGGATCCGCGGGACGCGTCCGAGGGCGAGAGGTCGTCCGTCACGCGTCGATCCTCTCAGTCCGTCGTCGCGATCGCCCGCGCTCCCGGCCGCCTTGACAGACCGGGAGCGCGGGCGGAGAGCTCCCGGCTCAGCCCGCCGCCGTGTTGTAGGCGGCGATCTGCGACGCGGCCTTCGTCTCGGCATCCGACATGGTCGAGGTCACGTCGGCACCCTCGGCGACCTGGGTGAACGCCCCGATGACGGTCGATCGCAGCGAGGGGAAAGCGCCCGTGCGGCAGCCCGCCGCGGCGTTCGACGCCGGAGTGTTCGCGAGCTGGTCGGCCATGGCCTTGACGTTCGGATCGGCGAGCGAGGCCGCGCCGGTCGCGGTGGAGGCCGCCTCCGTGTTCGACGCGAGGTACCCGGTGGCATTCGCCCACGCCGCCTGCACCTCGGCCGAGTGCAGGAAGCTCACGAAGGCGTAGGCCGCGCGCTGCTGCGCGTCGGAGTGCCCGTCACCCGAGATCCAGAGCGCGTTGCCGCCGATGACCACGCCCGCGTCGTCGGACTCGGCGGTGGAGGGGAAGGCAGCGACCGTCGACGCGGCCTTCTTCGGATCGGCCGTCGTGTAGGCGCCGGTGGAGGTGAGCATGATGCCCACCTTGCCGCTCGCGAAGGCCGAGACCATCGCGCTGTTGTCGGTGCCGGGGTTGAGCATCGAGCCGTCCTGGAACAGCTTCTGCAGTCGCTCCATGAAGCCCACCTGCGTCGGCGAGGTGAGCTGCAGTCCGGTGACGCGGTCGGAGCCGCGACCGTTGTCGGGGGTGCAGAAGTCCACCCCGCCCGCGGCCGACATCTGCTCGATCATCCACGAGTCCGACATGTTCATCGTCAGGCCCGAGGCGCCGGTCGCCGCGTGGATCTTCTCGGCCCACGAGGCCACCTCGGCGAGCGTGCGCGGCGGGGAGTCGGGATCCAGCCCCGAGCGCGTCACGAGGTCGCGGTCGAGGTACATGACCGGCTGCGACACGGCGAACGGCATGGCGGCGAGCCCGCCCGCGCCATCGCCGTAGTAGGCACTGACCGCCGGGGGGAAGCTGTCGAGCGAGAACGAGGTGTCGCTCGCGGTGAAGGTCGAGAGGGGGACGGTCTTCTTCGAGTCGACCATGAAGCCCGTCGAGATGTCGTTCATCATCAGCAGGTCGGGCGTCGTGCCCGACTGCACGGCGGCGGTGTATTTCGTCTGGGCGTCAGCGTACGACCCCTGGAACGAGGACTCGACGGTGATCTCGCCGTCATGTTCGCTGTTGAACTGCGACACGAGGGCGTCGAGCTCGGTCGCCGCCGGTCCGCTCATCTCGTGCCAGAACTGCAGGGTCACGGGGCCGGAGTCGGCTCCGGGAGAGGATCCGGATGCCGTGCACCCGGCGAGGGCGAGGAGGAGGGCGGCTCCCGCGGCGGTCGCCGCGATCGTGGTGCGGGGGCGCAGAGACATGGGCTCGGGTTTCTTTCTGTCGGGTCTTATTTGAGGGCGCCGGCGGTGATCCCACCGGCGAGGAAGCGCTGCGCGAGCAGCACCAGGACAAGAACGGGGAGGGTGACCATGGCCGCACCGGCGAGGATGACGCCGACGTCGGCGGCCTCGGCGCTGGACAGCTGGGCGATGCCGACCTGCACCGTGCGGTTCTCGGGCGAGTTGGTCACGAGCAGCGGCCAGAAGAACCCGTTCCACGCGGCGGTCGCGCTCACGAGGGTCACCGAGATGAGGGTCGGCTGCACGATCGGCAGCAGCATCGACCGGATGAAGCGGACATGCCCGGCACCGTCCAGGAGGGCGGCGTCGCGCAGCTCTCCCGGGAAGCTGAGGAACGCCTGCCGGAACAGGAAGATGCTCAGCGCCGAGGCCAGGAACGGCAGGAACACCGCCGGCAGGGTGTCGATCAGTCGCCACGACGAGATCGTCAGATAGTTGGCGATGAGGATCGTCTCGCCCGGCACCATCATGCTCGACAGGATCAGCAGGAAGAGGGCACGCGTGCCCCGCAGCCCGCAGAAGACGAGAGCGTAGGCGGTGGCGACGCCGATGGCGACCTGGAAGAAGGTCTGCACCAGCGTCACCACGACGCTGTTGAGGAACTGGTGGCCGAGCGGGATGACCTGAGTGGCGCGGATCACGTTGTCGAGCGTCAGGTGGATGGGCAGGAGACCTTCGAGACCCTCGTCGAGCCAGGCGGTCGGCGTGAGCGCGCCCTCGAAGATGTAATAGAGCGGGAAGCACACGACGATCACCGCGATGACGAGCCAGAGGTAGAGCAGGGCGCTTCGCACGCGAGCCCGGGCGGACAGGGACCGCGCCATCAGTAATTCACCCGCTTCTCGAGCACGCCGAACTGCACGAGCGAGAGGCCGAGCACGAGCAGGAACAGCACGACTCCCACCGCCGCGGCGATGCCGAAGTTGGCGCTCCCCGCCCCGAACGCCGCTTGATAGATCGTGTAGACCAGCGTCGTCGTCGAGTTCGCCGGGCCTCCGCCGGTGAGGATCTGGATCTGCCCGAACGTCGTGAGCGCCTCGACGGCACCGGTTACCACGATGAAGAACAGGGTCGGCGTGATCAACGGCAGCGAGATCGACCACAGCGTGCGCAACGGCCCCGCCCCGTCGAGGTGCGCCGCCTCGATCACGTCGGGATCGATGGCGCCGAACGCCCCGAGCAGCAGCAGCACCGTGAAGCCGAGCGAGCCCCACACCGTGACGGCGATCACGCTCGGCATGGCCCACTGGGTGCTGGTCAACCACGGCACGGGAATCCCCCCGAAGCGCGCGATGACGGAGTTCACCAGTCCGCCGGCCGGAGCGAGCATCGCGGCGAACGCGACCGAGGCCACCGAGACCGAGGCCACGAGGGGTGAGGTCAGCAGGGCACGGAAGATGCGGATGCCGCGGAGCTTCGCGGTCAGCGGGATGACGATGAGCAGCCCGACGACGATCCGACCGACGACGACCGCGACGCAGAAGACGGCCGTGCGCCACAGCGTGTCGGCGAACTGCGGGTCGGTGAAGATCGTCGCGAAGTTCTTCGTTCCCACGAACCCGGCGGCCTGGCCGAAGATGTCGGTCCCCTGCGTGCTGAGCCAGACGACCTTGCCGAGGGGGTAGAAGACGAAGACGGCGAAGACCGCGAGCGCGGGGACCATCAGGGTGGCGCCCACGCGTCGGTCGGCGCGCCGCCAGGCCAGGGTCGAGGCCGGCCGACGGCGGTCGGCGAGCGTCGGCCGGCGGTCGAGTGTCGAGAGCGACATCGGCTACCTTTCCGTCATAGGGAACGTTCCCTTTTCTGATGACGGACTCACTCTGCGACACCACGAGAGACGGGGTCAAGGCGACCGGCGAGCGGTCGCCGAGCGTTCACGCGGCGTTCACGAGCACCTGAATCAATCCCCCTGACCCCGAGGAGAACCATGACCACGCACCCCTCCCCCGACGACCTTCGCTCCCTGGCCGAGACGGCCGCGCGAACCGCCGCGCCGGCCCTGCTCGCCGCTTTCCGCTCCGACATGAGCGTGTCGTTCAAGCGCGACGTGCACGACGTCGTGACGATCCACGACCGAGCAGCCGAGGCCACCATCGCCGGGATCCTCCAGAAGGGCGCACCCGGCTCGGTCATCCTGGGCGAAGAGACCGGCAGCTCGGGCGAGGCCCCCCTGCGCTGGATCATCGACCCGATCGACGGCACCGCCAACTTCGCACGCGGTCTCGCCTACTGGTGCATCTCGATCGCCGCCGAGCTCGACGGAGAAGTCGTCGCGGGCGTCGTGTTCGACCCCGTCGCCGACAACATGTTCTCGGCGGGCGCCGAGCTCGCCCGCCTGAACGGAGCACCGATTCGATCGACGTCCGGCCCCGCCGAGCTCTCGACCCTGCTCACGAGCTTCCCCGGGCAACACGACGTCGACCTGCTCGGCGAGGGCGCCTTCGACCTGCTCGCCGAGATCACGCGCACGTACCAGCACCACCACAGCACGGGCAGCGGAGCCCTGAACCTCGCTCATGTCGCAGCCGGATGGGCGGATGCCACGATGGGCTTCGACACCCACCCCTGGGACGTGGCCGCCGGAGCCCACATCCTCCAGCGGGCCGGCGGCACGTACACGGGATTCCGCTCCGGCGTCGAGGTCGCCCGCGCCCACGAGAGCCTCGACTACGTCGCCGAGGGAGCGGGCGGAGAGCACGGAGTGCTCATCCGGCACCTGCGGGCCCTCTCCGGGCAGTGGATGCCGGCCGGGCAGTGAGAGAGTCCGGATGCCGCGACCGTGCGGCATCCGGACTCTTCGGATCGGGCTACGCGCCGGCGAGAGCCCAGGTGCGCACGTGCTCCCACGTCATCGTCTGCCACCAGCGTCCCGACCAGTCGGGGCTCGAGGTGCGGTACATCACCACCGTGCGTCCCGAGAAGCCGCCGGGCACGGGGACGGCGAGCTCTCGGATGAACTCCCCCACCTCCTCGTAGAGATCGGGACGCACGTACAGGTCGTGCGAGGCGAGCGAGAGGTGCCCGCGGTAGAGCTCGGGGACGAAGTCGTTGGGCAGGGGATTGTTCATCGGGGAGCGGAACGGGGCGACCGTCGCCTCGATGTCACGGGCCAGGCCCACCAGGTCGTCGTTGACCGAGCCGTCGGGGTTCTCGCTCACGTCGTAGACGTAGCCCCGACCCTGCGCCCGGACGCCGGCATTGTGCACGGGAAAGGCCGCGCGGCCATCGAGCAGGTCGGTCAGCGCGCCGACGACCGCGGGCTCCGAGAACCCGAACGGCTGGCTGCCCACGAGGGTGGCGTGCGGCGGGAACGCGCCCGCGGAGAGCAAGCCGTACTGCGCGCGCAGCTGGTCGGTCACCGCGGTCACCGCGCGGCAGGTCTGCGCGTCGGGGCGCAGGTAGATGCCGTAGCGGAAGGGATCGCTGTCGTCTCGGGGCAGCTTGTGGGCGATGTGGTCGTTCATGCGGTCTCTCCGTGGTGCCGATAGGGAACGTTCCCTATTGTGCGCGGAACGGGTGCGACGCGATCGACGCCGCGGCATCCGGTGGGTGAACGGACGGTGACGACGTCAGCGGGCGACGGCCGTGCGCCCGGGGACCAGTTCGCCGTCGATCGCGTGGTGCGTCACCATGGTGGCGAGTCCATCGATCTGATCGACGACCGCGTCGACCGACAACCGGCCGATCGTCCACAGCGGCTGACGCCACGACGTCAGGCCCAGCAGCGACGTCATGAACGGCGTGACGCCGTCGTAACCCGTCACCGACATCTCGGAGGGAACGGCGACCCCGCGCACGCGCAGCGCCTCGAGGGCCGCCACCGCCCAGGCGTCGCTCGGCGCCATGAAGGCGGTCACCCCGCCGGCCGCGAGCACCGCCGCGACGATCGCGTCGGCGCCGTCGAAGCCCGGCCCGGCATCGTCGCCGCTGAAGGTCACGACGTCGATACCCCGCTCGCGCAGGCGCTCCGCCATCGCGTGCGTGCGCCTCGACTGAGTGATCGAGAAGACCGGGGTGAACGTCATCACCGCGACCCGGCGATGCCCGAGGTCGGCCACGTGGTCGGCGAGGGCACGACCACCCCCCACCTCGTCGCAGTACACGCTGCTGATCGTCGGGTCCTCTTCCGGGCGCCCCGCGACGACGGCGGGAATGCGCCGCGCGAAGGGCGTGATGTCCTCGACGGGGAGGGCGCCACTGCAGACGATCAGCCCCTCCACCCGCAGCGCCACGAGGGTCTCCAGAGCGCGGCGCTCGTCGTCGACCGAAAAGGATCCGGCCCCGGTCGCGGTGACGACCCGGTACCCGCGAGCCGCCGCCTGCTCCTGGAACGCGGTCAGCAGATGACCGTAGAACGGGGTCGACGCGTCGCGGACGAAGACGCCGAGCGTGTGACTGCGGTGGGCCGACATCCCCCGCGCGTGCGCGTTGGCGACGTACCCGAGCTCGGCCGCCGCCTGCCGAACGCGATCGATGGTGTGCGCGGCGACCCCGGACGCCCCCGAGAGCGCCCGCGAGACCACCGACTTCGACACCCCCGCGGCCGCGGCCACGTCATGGATGGTGGGGGCGGCCCCGGTCGAGCGGGGTGTGGCGCGACGGGCCGAGCGGCGACCGTCGTCGGGGGTCTCGTCTCGCACGCCTTCACGCTATCGGGCGACCAGCCGGATCGACCCGCCGGGATGCCGCGAGCCGGAGTCACTCGCCCAGGATCAGCCGCCTGATCGCGGCGTCCTTCGAGCCGCCCAGCTCCATCGTGCGGCCCTTGCGGTACAGCGAGAACACGCGCGGGTCGATGTAGCTCGCCTTCGCCACGGCCGGCGTGTTGCCGAGCGCTTCGGCTGTGGCGCGCACCGCGGCGACCTCGGCCTTCTTGCGCTCGTTCTTCCCGCCCGTCGTGCCCGCGTTCGCGAGCGACTCCGCCGCGAGGATCGTGCCGCGCAGGGTGCGGAAGTCCTTGGCGCTGAACGGGCCGCCCGTCAGGGAGCGGACGTACGCGTTCACGTCGCCCGGGGTCAGGGGAACGCGTCGTCGCCCGCGTTTGTAGCTCAACAGCGCCGCCCGCGAGCGTCCAAGGGCGAGCTCTTCGACGATGGATGCCAGCTCCGCATCGCGCAGCGAGAGCTCGGCGCGCTTGCCGCTCTTGGCGGGGAACGACAGACGGATCAGGTCGCCGTCGACCGTGGCATCGCGTCTCTGCAGAGTCGTGAGCCCCCTGCTCCCGTTCGTGACGAAGTATCGGGCATTGCCCACGCGCGGGGCGACCAGGTCGAGGAAGCGGAACGACACCGCCAGCACCCGCTCGCGGTCGACCTCGGCGCGGCGAAGCGACTGCGTGACGCGGGCGCGCGCTCGGGGCAGGGTCTCGGCGAGCTGCAGGGCACGGGCGAACTTGCCCTTGTCCTGACGCTTCGACCAATCCGCGTGGTACGTGTACTGCCGCCGCCCGGCCTCGTCGGTGCCGACGGCCTGGATGTGCGCGTTGGGCTCGCGGGCGATCCACACCTCGCGCCAGGCGGGAGGGATGACCAGCCCGCGCGCGCGTTCGGCCTCGCGTTCGGGCACGGAGGCCCCGGTGTGATCGACGAATCGGAAACCCGAGCCGGAGCGTACCCGGCGGTACCCGGGGTCTTCGTAGGGGCGGACCCGGACGAGACGGGCCATCGCGTCAGTGCGTGCGGAGCATGTCGATGAGCTCCGCCTTCTTCTTGCCCGAGTACCCGGTCAGCCCGAGCTCCTTCGCGCGCTTCTTCAGCTCGGCGACCGTGCGGTCCTCGTAGTTCTCGGCGTGCCCGCCCTTCTCGCCGACCGCCTCGCGGCCTCGAGCGGCTGCGGCGTTGGAGATGCGCGCGGCCTTCTCTTTCGAGTCGCCCTGCTTCCGCAGCTCCTCGTACAGGTCGGGGTCCTTCAGGCTGTTCGATCCTCGCCCTTGCGGCATGGCCGTCTCCTTCCGTCGGGAATCCCGACGCTAGGGGGGAGCGACTCCCGCCGCACTTGGCTTGACAACCGGTTCGCACCGTCTCGTCGAACCGGGGTTGACCAACTCGCGATATATCGCGATACTTGAACAACGCGATATATCGCGAGTGAGGAGAAACAGCCATGGAGAAATGGATCGTCCACCCCGGCGAGACCCGCGTCATCGACGTCGACGCCCTGCGCGAGCTGAAGATCGGACTCGTCGGCGGCCAGGTCGACGTGATCGCCCACAACGAACCCGACGCCCGCATCGAGGTGCACGGCGTCACCGTGAAGGACCTGCGCATCGAGATGGTCGACGGCCGCCTCGAGATCAACCACCCCCAGCTGCGGTGGGACAACTTCCTCGAGGTGTTCCGCAACTTCGGCGCGGGTGGCCCGAAGGCCGAGGTCAGCGTCGCGGTGCCGCGCACCGTCGCCCTCACCCTCGGCGTGGTCAGCGCCAGCGCGCTCGTCTCGGGGCTTCACACCGATGTGCGCTTGAACACCGTCTCGGGCGACATCATCGTCGACGGCCTCACGGGGGACGTGGATCTCAACGCCGTCTCGGGCGACGTGCAGGTGCGCGAGCTCGATGGCGCCCTGAGCGCCAACAGCGTCTCGGGCGACGTCGCCGCGACCGGCCGCATCACGAAGGCCTCGATCGACACCGTCTCGGGCGCCATGCTCGTCGACTCGACGGGACCGACGCAGTCCGTCTCGCTCAACTCGGTCAGCGGCACCGCCACCATCCGCCTCGACCGCTCGCTGCCCGCCAACTACGTGTCGCGGTCGGTCAGCGGCCGCGTGCAGATCGACGGCCAGGTGCGCTCCGGCAAGGGCCCGACCAACTTCACCGGGTCGACCGGCGCGCTCGCGGGCCAGTTCGTCGACGTGCGCGCCAACACCGTCTCGGGCGAGATCACGGTGCTGCGCCGTGGCATCTCGGGCCTGCGTCCCGAGGAACTCGCCGGAGAGGAGGAGTGGTGATGAGCCCCGTCTTCTCGCACGGCGATCTGCGCCTGTACATCCTGAGCCTGCTCGACGAGGCCCCGCGCCACGGCTACGACCTCATGCAGGCCCTCTCCGAGCGCACGGGCGGCACCTACTCGCCCTCCGCCGGCACGATCTACCCCCGACTCTCGAAGCTCGAAGAGGAGGGCCTGGTCACCAAGACCGTCGACGGCCGCAAGACCGTCTACGAGATCACGGATGCCGGTCGCGCCGAGGTCGCCGCGCGCACGGGCGACCTCGAGGGGATCCAGGCCGGCCTCGCCGACAGCGTGCGTCTCATCGCGGACGAGGTGCGGGGCAGCGTCCGGGACGCGATGCGCAGCCTCCGCGCCGATCTGGCCGCCGCCTCGCGCGAGGAGCGCGAGCAGGCGCAACCGGCCCCCGCCCATGACCCGCGATCCCGCAGCCGGGAACAGCTATCCCGGGCCGATGCCGCCATCAACGAGTTCCGCGGGCGGGTGCGCTCCGAACTGCGGGCGCACGTGGCGCGCGGCGGAGAGCTCGCGGCATCCGGAGTCGACGACATCGAGGCAGCACTGCGCCAGGCGTCCGAGGCCGTCACGCGGGCGATGCGCGGCTAGGACGTCACTCCCACGGCAGATCATCCTCGGCGCCGACCGGTTCTCCCTGCGGGACGATGAGGACCGGTCGGCGTTGCCGATGGCTCAGCCGTGCCGCCACGGAACCCGTGAGGAACTCGCGCAGCGATTCGCCGAGGCCGCGTTTGCGCGTACCGACCACGATGAGCGACGCGTCGATCTCGTCGGCGAGTTGGATCAGTGCCAGGGCGGGGTCTCCGATGATCTGGCGCACGCTCCAGGTGACGGTGCTCTCGCCGAGAGCTTCGGCCGTCGCGCGGCGCACCTCGTCGAGGGCGGCCTTCGCCGCCGCCCCGGCCACGTCCACCGTGGAGGAGTGCACG from Microbacterium testaceum includes these protein-coding regions:
- a CDS encoding PadR family transcriptional regulator, giving the protein MSPVFSHGDLRLYILSLLDEAPRHGYDLMQALSERTGGTYSPSAGTIYPRLSKLEEEGLVTKTVDGRKTVYEITDAGRAEVAARTGDLEGIQAGLADSVRLIADEVRGSVRDAMRSLRADLAAASREEREQAQPAPAHDPRSRSREQLSRADAAINEFRGRVRSELRAHVARGGELAASGVDDIEAALRQASEAVTRAMRG
- a CDS encoding DUF7218 family protein, with translation MPQGRGSNSLKDPDLYEELRKQGDSKEKAARISNAAAARGREAVGEKGGHAENYEDRTVAELKKRAKELGLTGYSGKKKAELIDMLRTH
- a CDS encoding DUF4097 family beta strand repeat-containing protein; this encodes MEKWIVHPGETRVIDVDALRELKIGLVGGQVDVIAHNEPDARIEVHGVTVKDLRIEMVDGRLEINHPQLRWDNFLEVFRNFGAGGPKAEVSVAVPRTVALTLGVVSASALVSGLHTDVRLNTVSGDIIVDGLTGDVDLNAVSGDVQVRELDGALSANSVSGDVAATGRITKASIDTVSGAMLVDSTGPTQSVSLNSVSGTATIRLDRSLPANYVSRSVSGRVQIDGQVRSGKGPTNFTGSTGALAGQFVDVRANTVSGEITVLRRGISGLRPEELAGEEEW
- a CDS encoding universal stress protein, which translates into the protein MTDQPRASVGAGKVIAAVVPGQSSRIVREAAHYAALSHAELIVAHVDTTRFVAFEDPDGYVHSSTVDVAGAAAKAALDEVRRATAEALGESTVTWSVRQIIGDPALALIQLADEIDASLIVVGTRKRGLGESLREFLTGSVAARLSHRQRRPVLIVPQGEPVGAEDDLPWE
- a CDS encoding DNA topoisomerase IB, whose protein sequence is MARLVRVRPYEDPGYRRVRSGSGFRFVDHTGASVPEREAERARGLVIPPAWREVWIAREPNAHIQAVGTDEAGRRQYTYHADWSKRQDKGKFARALQLAETLPRARARVTQSLRRAEVDRERVLAVSFRFLDLVAPRVGNARYFVTNGSRGLTTLQRRDATVDGDLIRLSFPAKSGKRAELSLRDAELASIVEELALGRSRAALLSYKRGRRRVPLTPGDVNAYVRSLTGGPFSAKDFRTLRGTILAAESLANAGTTGGKNERKKAEVAAVRATAEALGNTPAVAKASYIDPRVFSLYRKGRTMELGGSKDAAIRRLILGE